The Pseudomonas sp. HOU2 DNA window TCTGCCCGTCACTGGCGAAACCCTGCGGCACCTGCACCGCCGGGTATTCGGAATTGACCAGCATGTGCGGGGTGCAATCGTTATCCACAATCCACTCGTAGAGCGCGCGGACCAGATAAGGTCGACTGGAGTTCATAGCGGCTCCTTAAGCCTTAGCGCATATCGCGTTCGACGCCAGACAGACTCGCCTGGAAAGCCTCACGCGCAAACTGGCGCTCCATATAATCAAGCAGCGGCTTGGCCGGCCGCGGCAGTTCAATACCCAGAATCGGCAAACGCCAGAGTATTGGCAATAGGCAGCAATCCACCAGACTTTGTTCCTCACTGAGGAAAAACGGCTTGTCGGCAAACAGCGGCGACACGCCCGTCAGGCTTTCACGCAATTCCTTGCGCGCCACGACACGCGCGGCCTCCTTGGACTTGGGATCAAGAATCAGATCCACCAGACCACACCAGTCACGCTGAATACGATGAATCAGCAGACGGCTGTTGGCACGCGCCACCGGATAAACCGGCATCAGTGGCGGATGCGGGTAACGCTCATCCAGATATTCCATCACCACGGTCGACTCCCACAACGCCAGGTCGCGATCGACCAGTGTCGGGAGACTGCCGTAAGGGTTCACCTCAATCAGTTTAGGCGGCTGGCGACCAGCTTCCACGTAAATGATTTCGGCGCTGACACCCTTCTCTGCAAGCACGATGCGCACTCGGTGGGAATAGTGGTCGGCGGGGTCGGAGTAACAGGCCAACCGATTGGTCACGCCCATGGCGATCCTCCTCGCTTGTTGAAATGATCGGAACCGGAAAAACGCGCGCGCCCAGAGGGCGCCTCCCGCAATGCCTGGCGAACCAGACCTTGCGTTATCGGAGGCGCCCTTGGGCGCGCGCGATTAACAGCAATGCTTGAAGCGTATCAGTGCACGTCTTTCCAGTATTCACGCTTGAGCAGGTAGGCGAACACAAAGAAGAACGCCAGGTACAGCAAGACGTAAGTACCGATGCGCTGATGTTGCAGCTTAACCGGGTTAGCCGAGTAAGCCAGGAAGGTTACCAGATTCTTGACCTTCTCATCGAACTGCTCTTCGTTCAGAGCACCGGTTTTCGGCACGATGGTCAACTGATCGCACGCTTCATGGGTCAGCGGCGTACCGGTCAGCGGATCGTATTGCTTCTTGCCGTCTTCGACGATCTGCACTTGCTTGCAGCCCACCACCTGACGACCTTGCAGGCCGACCAGCACGTTAGGCATGCCGACGTTCGGGAAGACCTTGTTGTTCACGCCCCATGGGCGCGCCGGATCTTCGTAGAACGAGCGCAGGTAACCGTAGAGCCAGTCAGTACCACGCACGCGAGCCACCAGGGTCAGGTCCGGCGGAGCAGCACCGAACCAGGTCTTGGCGTCCGCTGGCTGCATGCCGATGTTCATGTGGTCGCCGATCTTGGCGCCGGTGAACACCAGCTTCTCGAGCATCATGTCGTGGGGAATGCCGAGGTCATCGGCCACCCGCTCGTAACGCTGGAACTTGGCACTGTGGCAACCCATGCAATAGTTGGCGAAGGTCCGCGCACCATCTTGCAGGGCAGCCTTGTCAGACACGTCGATATCGACTTTTTCCAGCTCCGGGCCACCGTGTTCGGCGGCGAAAGACAGCACTGGCAGAGCAGCAAAAATCAGAGCAAAAAATAACTTTTTCATCAGCCAGTCACCCTTTCCGGAACCGGTTTGGTCTTCTCGAGCCTGGTGTAGAACGGCATCAGAATGAAGTAGGCGAAGTACAGGAAGGTGCAGACCTGCGACACCAGCGTGCGCTCCGGCGTCGGAGCGAGTACGCCCAGAATGCCGAGGATCACGAACGCGATGCAGAACACCACCAGCCAGATCTTGCTCATCCAGCCCTTGTAGCGCATCGATTTGACCGGACTGCGATCCAGCCATGGCAGCACGAAGAGCAAGGCAATCGAGGCGCCCATGGCGATAACGCCCATGAGTTTGTCCGGGATCGCACGCAAGATCGCGTAGAACGGCGTGAAGTACCAGACCGGGGCAATGTGCTCAGGCGTCTTGAACGGGTTGGCTTGCTCGAAGTTTGGTTTTTCGAGGAAGTAGCCGCCCATTTCCGGGAAGAAGAACACGATAAAGCAGAAGATGAACAGGAACACCACTACGCCGACAATGTCTTTCACGGTGTAGTACGGGTGGAAGGCAATGCCGTCCAGCGGCACACCGTTTTCGTCTTTGTGCTTCTTGATGTCGACGCCATCCGGGTTGTTCGAACCGACTTCGTGCAGCGCCAGAATGTGCAGCACCACCAGACCCAGAATCACGATCGGCAGCGCCACGACGTGCAGGGCGAAGAAGCGGTTCAGGGTGATTCCAGAGATCAGGTAGTCACCACGAATCCACTGGGTCAGGTCGTTGCCGATCACCGGAATAGCACCGAACAGCGAGATGATCACCTGGGCACCCCAGTAGGACATCTGGCCCCACGGCAGCAGGTAACCCATGAACGCTTCAGCCATCAGCGCCAGGTAGATCAGCATGCCGAACACCCAGACCAGTTCGCGTGGTTTCTGATACGAACCGTAGAGCAGGCCACGGAACATGTGCAGATAGACCACGATGAAGAACGCCGAGGCGCCAGTTGAGTGCAGCAGACGCAGGATCGAGCCGTACTCGACGTCGCGCATGATGTATTCGACGGAAGCGAATGCCTCTTCTGCCGACGGGGTGTAGCTCATCGTCAGCCAGACACCGGTGACGATCTGGTTGACCAGCACCAGCAGTGCCAGCGAGCCGAAGAAATAGAAGAAGTTGAAGTTTTTTGGCGCGTAATACTTGCTGAGATGGTCTTCCCACATTTTGGTCGCGGGGAAGCGCGCATCAACCCAATCCATGAACTTGCTCATCACGCTTTCTCCGTATCGACGCCAATGACAATCAGGTCATCGGTCTCATAGGAATGCGGGGGAACTGGCAGGTTCAAAGGCGCAGGTTGCGACTTGTAGACGCGGCCAGCCAGATCGTAGTGGGAACCGTGGCAAGGGCAGAAATAGCCGCCGACCCAGTCTTTACCCAGATCCGCAGGCGCCACTTCGGGACGGAAGGTTGGTGAGCAACCCAGGTGAGTGCAGATCCCGATCAGCAGCAGAATTTCCGGCTTGATCGAACGCACTTCAGGGTCGACATAGGTAGGTTGCGTGGAGTTTTTGGAAGTCGGATCGGAGAGCTGGCCCTCGATCTTTTTGAGATTCCCCAGGATTTCCGCAGTACGGCGGACAATGAACACCGGCTGGCCGCGCCACTCGGCAATCATTTGCTGTCCTGGCTCGATCTTGCTGACATTCACTTTCACCGGTGCACCGGCGGCTTTCGCCTTGGCACTGGGAAACCATGACCCCACGAAC harbors:
- the petA gene encoding ubiquinol-cytochrome c reductase iron-sulfur subunit, coding for MSNDGVNAGRRRFLVAATSVVGAAGAVGAAVPFVGSWFPSAKAKAAGAPVKVNVSKIEPGQQMIAEWRGQPVFIVRRTAEILGNLKKIEGQLSDPTSKNSTQPTYVDPEVRSIKPEILLLIGICTHLGCSPTFRPEVAPADLGKDWVGGYFCPCHGSHYDLAGRVYKSQPAPLNLPVPPHSYETDDLIVIGVDTEKA
- a CDS encoding cytochrome c1, which encodes MKKLFFALIFAALPVLSFAAEHGGPELEKVDIDVSDKAALQDGARTFANYCMGCHSAKFQRYERVADDLGIPHDMMLEKLVFTGAKIGDHMNIGMQPADAKTWFGAAPPDLTLVARVRGTDWLYGYLRSFYEDPARPWGVNNKVFPNVGMPNVLVGLQGRQVVGCKQVQIVEDGKKQYDPLTGTPLTHEACDQLTIVPKTGALNEEQFDEKVKNLVTFLAYSANPVKLQHQRIGTYVLLYLAFFFVFAYLLKREYWKDVH
- a CDS encoding cytochrome bc complex cytochrome b subunit gives rise to the protein MSKFMDWVDARFPATKMWEDHLSKYYAPKNFNFFYFFGSLALLVLVNQIVTGVWLTMSYTPSAEEAFASVEYIMRDVEYGSILRLLHSTGASAFFIVVYLHMFRGLLYGSYQKPRELVWVFGMLIYLALMAEAFMGYLLPWGQMSYWGAQVIISLFGAIPVIGNDLTQWIRGDYLISGITLNRFFALHVVALPIVILGLVVLHILALHEVGSNNPDGVDIKKHKDENGVPLDGIAFHPYYTVKDIVGVVVFLFIFCFIVFFFPEMGGYFLEKPNFEQANPFKTPEHIAPVWYFTPFYAILRAIPDKLMGVIAMGASIALLFVLPWLDRSPVKSMRYKGWMSKIWLVVFCIAFVILGILGVLAPTPERTLVSQVCTFLYFAYFILMPFYTRLEKTKPVPERVTG
- a CDS encoding glutathione S-transferase N-terminal domain-containing protein; its protein translation is MGVTNRLACYSDPADHYSHRVRIVLAEKGVSAEIIYVEAGRQPPKLIEVNPYGSLPTLVDRDLALWESTVVMEYLDERYPHPPLMPVYPVARANSRLLIHRIQRDWCGLVDLILDPKSKEAARVVARKELRESLTGVSPLFADKPFFLSEEQSLVDCCLLPILWRLPILGIELPRPAKPLLDYMERQFAREAFQASLSGVERDMR